In Mangrovivirga cuniculi, the following proteins share a genomic window:
- a CDS encoding putative Ig domain-containing protein codes for MKRFFLTGSLCFLAIVIFGNSNGFSPENLTFEASVFAAAQIEPVGDQFVDEGVEFSYSFNISDDEDDVQDLSISLNGLPSGAVFDKSTLTLTWTPDETEGGNQYSIELNVVDTDLNSTVESFSITVNETNIEPQLSITETNQISPELNLVNFVAEAIDQDVPENQVSFSLSGDAPSGASIDPVTGEFNWTPTEEQGPSTYVFDILATDEHGGVGQHSISITVEEVNSDPVIDPVSNSELAELTTLNINLTSTDSDLPQQGLTYSYTGISSPNASIDASTGQFTWTPSEAEGPGQYELFFTVTDEYGGTSTTSSLISILEDNEDPEIENIDNQTINEGEAWTYQVIATDEDIEDGENQVLSYDFKNGFPEGISINGSTGLISWTPNELQGPGTYEVTVRVRDDGSPRGMAEEKFKIDVLETNTAPILNDPGDKIVDEQTKLEFTLFSTDTDRPENDIEYSIVSGAASGMSLDSNTGLFSWTPSENQGPSTYLVTFSASDGELSDTKDVEITVNEVNTLPVIGTINDRTIDEQTILSFTVNANDSDIPQNTISYSLISPPQGAAIDPSTGQFSWTPTELQGPGNYTITVAVSDGIGESTRSFTVVVNEVNKPPVFTSGAITEAQENVEYIYNVVAEDPDNNDYVTLTVPTLPSWLTFNQTGNGTGTLSGIPGNSDVTDNDVVIRATDNSGATATQSYFITFEIVNDPPEIISSPVTQVQEGAEYLYNIIATDPDPNEQLTFTGLNIPEWLTLTDNGDGKATLTGVPTQANVGSNSVSIRVSDRDGLTDSQSFNINVQDSPDRPVLNNAILQVNEDDTLRLNSQLFEQYYSDPDNDPLSTVRVIAIPSNGALYLNQMNVVADQIIAADQLDDFYYVPDEDYIGADSIRLRVSDGVETAVNATWWRINVVGVNDKPEILNFNDFDFFYNGFLDLQPIVEFGEIIDNDSETIAFMEAYFTTSYQEEDFLWFDLAGTDLTGSYDPSSGVFRVEGISSKAEYEQVLNTLSYGFDGEAEPRPFPRGIGVVISDGSNLSDVYERIMTFENATIRLDIVDAFTPNSDGVNDTWSILNLEFFDTVIIRVFDIEGRQVFISDGYQEEWDGTSGGEALPSGTYYYVIDLDRGRMQKGSVTILK; via the coding sequence ATGAAAAGATTTTTTTTAACGGGTAGCTTATGTTTCCTGGCAATAGTGATTTTTGGGAATTCAAATGGGTTTAGTCCTGAAAATTTGACCTTTGAAGCCAGTGTTTTTGCCGCAGCTCAAATCGAGCCTGTAGGTGATCAGTTTGTAGATGAAGGAGTTGAGTTTTCATACAGTTTTAATATTTCTGATGACGAAGACGATGTTCAGGATCTATCGATTTCCTTAAACGGACTACCATCCGGAGCAGTATTTGATAAATCTACACTTACTTTAACATGGACACCTGATGAGACTGAGGGAGGAAATCAATATAGCATTGAATTAAACGTCGTTGATACAGATTTAAATTCAACAGTTGAAAGCTTTAGTATTACTGTAAACGAAACCAATATAGAGCCACAACTATCAATTACTGAGACTAATCAAATTTCACCGGAGTTAAACTTGGTAAATTTTGTTGCCGAGGCTATTGATCAGGATGTCCCGGAAAACCAGGTTAGTTTTTCACTGTCAGGTGATGCACCCTCCGGTGCTTCAATTGATCCTGTAACAGGCGAGTTTAATTGGACGCCAACTGAAGAACAAGGGCCCTCAACCTATGTTTTTGATATTTTGGCAACAGATGAACATGGTGGAGTAGGGCAGCATTCAATTAGTATTACTGTTGAGGAAGTTAATTCTGATCCGGTTATAGATCCGGTATCCAATAGTGAATTAGCGGAGTTAACCACCTTAAATATCAATTTAACATCGACGGATAGTGATTTGCCTCAGCAGGGATTAACTTATAGCTATACGGGAATTAGTTCTCCAAATGCAAGTATAGATGCAAGTACCGGTCAATTTACCTGGACCCCGTCTGAAGCTGAAGGGCCTGGCCAATATGAGCTATTTTTCACTGTGACAGATGAGTATGGAGGCACCTCTACTACTTCATCTTTAATTTCGATATTAGAAGACAATGAAGATCCGGAAATAGAAAACATAGATAATCAGACTATAAACGAAGGAGAAGCATGGACCTATCAGGTTATAGCTACTGACGAGGATATTGAAGATGGAGAAAACCAGGTGTTATCTTATGATTTTAAGAATGGTTTTCCTGAGGGAATTTCTATAAATGGATCAACTGGATTAATATCCTGGACTCCAAATGAATTACAAGGACCAGGTACTTATGAAGTTACTGTTCGTGTGAGAGATGACGGATCACCAAGAGGAATGGCTGAAGAGAAATTTAAAATTGATGTTCTCGAAACTAATACTGCACCTATATTAAATGATCCCGGGGATAAAATAGTTGATGAGCAAACAAAACTGGAGTTCACATTATTTTCAACAGACACGGATCGGCCCGAAAATGATATTGAATATTCAATAGTAAGTGGAGCTGCTTCCGGAATGTCATTGGATTCGAATACAGGGTTATTTTCATGGACCCCTTCTGAAAATCAGGGGCCCTCTACTTATTTGGTTACATTTAGTGCATCTGATGGTGAATTATCTGACACGAAAGATGTTGAAATAACTGTTAATGAAGTAAACACATTGCCAGTCATCGGCACGATTAATGACCGAACTATTGATGAACAAACAATCCTATCGTTTACAGTAAATGCAAACGACTCTGATATCCCGCAAAATACTATTAGCTATTCGTTGATATCCCCACCACAAGGGGCAGCAATAGATCCTTCAACGGGACAGTTTAGCTGGACTCCGACTGAATTACAAGGACCTGGAAATTATACTATCACTGTTGCAGTTAGCGACGGAATTGGTGAATCCACAAGGTCTTTTACTGTGGTAGTAAATGAGGTAAATAAGCCACCTGTTTTTACATCAGGTGCAATTACTGAGGCTCAGGAGAATGTAGAATATATATATAACGTCGTTGCTGAAGATCCTGATAATAACGATTATGTTACCTTAACCGTGCCTACACTTCCATCCTGGTTGACTTTTAATCAAACTGGTAATGGTACCGGAACTTTATCCGGAATACCTGGCAATAGTGATGTGACTGATAATGATGTTGTTATAAGAGCAACAGATAATTCCGGAGCTACAGCTACTCAGTCTTATTTTATTACATTTGAGATCGTTAATGACCCTCCTGAGATAATAAGTAGTCCGGTAACTCAGGTTCAGGAGGGAGCAGAATATTTATATAATATTATAGCTACCGACCCTGATCCCAACGAACAATTAACTTTTACTGGACTTAACATACCTGAATGGCTGACACTTACAGATAACGGAGATGGAAAGGCTACATTGACCGGTGTACCAACTCAGGCAAATGTTGGTAGTAATTCTGTTTCAATAAGAGTTTCTGATAGGGATGGACTGACAGATTCACAATCATTTAATATAAATGTGCAGGATAGTCCTGATCGACCAGTATTGAACAATGCGATATTACAGGTTAATGAAGATGATACTTTACGATTGAATTCTCAGCTCTTTGAACAATATTATAGTGATCCTGACAATGATCCATTATCCACAGTAAGAGTAATTGCAATCCCTTCTAATGGAGCATTGTATTTAAATCAAATGAATGTTGTTGCAGATCAAATAATTGCGGCAGACCAATTAGACGATTTCTATTATGTACCAGACGAGGACTACATTGGAGCAGATTCTATTCGATTAAGGGTGTCTGACGGGGTAGAAACCGCAGTTAATGCTACCTGGTGGAGAATTAACGTGGTTGGAGTTAATGATAAACCTGAAATCCTAAACTTTAATGATTTTGATTTTTTCTATAATGGCTTTTTAGATCTTCAACCAATTGTTGAGTTCGGTGAGATAATAGACAATGATAGCGAAACGATTGCTTTTATGGAAGCTTATTTTACTACCAGCTATCAAGAAGAAGATTTTCTTTGGTTTGACCTGGCCGGTACTGATTTAACAGGCTCATATGATCCTTCATCTGGAGTATTTCGAGTTGAAGGAATTTCTTCAAAAGCTGAATACGAACAGGTCTTAAATACTTTGTCTTACGGGTTTGATGGTGAAGCTGAACCACGGCCTTTCCCTCGTGGCATAGGAGTGGTAATTAGTGATGGGTCGAATTTAAGTGATGTCTATGAGCGTATAATGACTTTTGAAAACGCTACAATAAGATTGGATATCGTAGATGCTTTTACTCCAAATAGTGATGGAGTAAATGACACTTGGAGTATTCTTAATTTGGAATTTTTTGATACTGTAATAATCAGGGTGTTTGATATTGAAGGAAGACAGGTTTTTATTTCTGATGGATATCAGGAAGAGTGGGATGGTACCTCAGGTGGTGAAGCACTTCCTTCAGGGACCTATTATTATGTGATAGATTTAGACAGGGGCCGAATGCAAAAAGGTTCCGTAACGATATTAAAATGA
- a CDS encoding glycosyltransferase family 2 protein, with the protein MIFLVKLIFWISLFIVIYTFIGYGIVLFLITRIKRIFRGKRKITDIHKKKDWPEITLLIAAYNEEDDILDKLENSIQLDYPKEKLNILFVTDGSTDRTTKLLREKAGENIIVEHSDERKGKIAAVDRVMPLVKSPIIIYTDANTFLNKSALKNIVRHFDDEKVGAVAGEKRIEQNTSDHAAGAGEGFYWKYESKLKKWDDELVSVVGAAGELFAIRTELYKPVSSDTIIEDFVMTVGISLAGYRVAYEPEAYATERSSANSKEERKRKVRIAAGGIQAITRLKSAFNFFNNFWLSFAFISHRVLRWTITPFALIILLFTNIYLWQTTQSSIYEFLAYGQILFYLLAIIGLLFESKEIRIKAFFIPYYFCMMNISVIQGIFRHFKGSQSVVWERAKRAQKSI; encoded by the coding sequence ATGATTTTTTTAGTAAAACTAATCTTTTGGATATCACTTTTTATAGTTATTTATACCTTTATAGGATATGGAATTGTACTATTCCTGATTACCAGGATCAAACGAATATTCAGGGGGAAAAGAAAAATCACTGATATCCACAAAAAGAAAGACTGGCCGGAGATCACTCTTTTAATAGCTGCTTATAATGAAGAGGATGATATTCTGGATAAGCTGGAAAATTCTATTCAATTAGATTACCCAAAAGAAAAGCTCAATATTCTTTTCGTAACAGATGGCTCGACTGATCGCACCACAAAATTATTACGCGAAAAAGCCGGTGAAAATATTATTGTAGAACATAGTGATGAGCGAAAAGGTAAAATTGCAGCTGTTGATCGTGTAATGCCTCTGGTAAAGTCACCTATTATCATTTATACTGATGCAAATACTTTTCTTAATAAAAGTGCTTTAAAAAATATTGTCAGGCATTTTGATGATGAAAAAGTGGGTGCAGTAGCAGGAGAGAAAAGAATTGAACAAAACACTTCAGATCACGCTGCCGGAGCAGGTGAAGGATTCTATTGGAAATATGAATCTAAATTAAAAAAATGGGATGATGAGTTAGTATCTGTTGTTGGGGCTGCAGGGGAACTTTTTGCGATTAGAACCGAATTATATAAACCGGTTTCTTCTGATACTATTATCGAAGACTTTGTAATGACAGTCGGCATAAGTCTTGCCGGATATAGAGTAGCATATGAGCCTGAAGCCTACGCTACTGAAAGAAGTTCTGCAAATTCCAAAGAAGAACGAAAAAGAAAGGTTCGCATTGCTGCCGGTGGTATTCAGGCGATTACAAGATTGAAAAGCGCTTTCAATTTCTTTAATAACTTCTGGTTGAGCTTTGCATTCATCTCTCATAGAGTTTTAAGATGGACTATTACTCCTTTTGCATTAATCATTTTATTATTTACAAATATTTACCTTTGGCAGACAACCCAATCATCCATCTACGAATTTTTGGCGTATGGCCAGATCTTATTTTATCTGCTTGCTATTATTGGTTTATTATTTGAAAGTAAAGAGATTAGAATCAAAGCATTTTTTATCCCTTATTATTTCTGTATGATGAATATTTCAGTGATACAAGGAATATTCAGGCATTTTAAAGGATCTCAGTCTGTAGTATGGGAAAGAGCCAAAAGAGCACAAAAATCGATTTAG
- a CDS encoding PorP/SprF family type IX secretion system membrane protein, with translation MRPIFIIIFIYLGVHSLNAQNIPFYSQDQRAMLLYNPALVGLEDFTQVQVGYKMFYPKIPNAPQLITASIEFNLGNDLKQSTDQIRVSDKEALLEMADKGGVGVKHGLGFSFQGFDEFGIFFNRAIASYNLKLPLNENLKLSGGAQIEYLGISVNPDKYTLRDEQNDQFYQSLLQSGSNASYLNLGLGAALLGNKFYAGVSVNNVVSSPISDEPVDNIDPDLMVTAHAAYYFDNFANIVISPMVSFYNHPNLGDIYSGQVRMFYKDLGYFGIGGGNRTSFYVPLGVNVTDFITINYTYSILDQDKTGLGTSNHELFLLFAIGNRKEAKRFNK, from the coding sequence ATGAGACCAATTTTCATTATAATATTTATATACCTGGGAGTGCATTCCTTGAATGCGCAAAACATCCCTTTTTATAGCCAGGATCAAAGAGCTATGTTGCTTTATAATCCTGCTTTGGTTGGTTTAGAGGATTTCACACAGGTGCAGGTTGGATATAAAATGTTTTATCCAAAGATCCCTAATGCACCTCAACTTATAACAGCCTCAATTGAATTTAATCTAGGTAATGATCTTAAACAGTCAACCGACCAAATAAGAGTAAGTGATAAAGAAGCGCTATTGGAAATGGCTGATAAAGGAGGTGTCGGTGTAAAGCATGGATTGGGTTTTTCATTCCAGGGTTTTGATGAATTTGGAATATTTTTTAATCGTGCTATTGCTAGTTATAATCTTAAGCTACCTTTGAATGAAAATCTGAAATTATCCGGTGGAGCTCAAATAGAGTACCTGGGTATTTCTGTAAATCCTGATAAGTACACTCTACGGGATGAACAAAATGATCAGTTTTATCAGAGCTTACTTCAATCAGGATCTAATGCATCATATTTGAATTTAGGGTTGGGCGCTGCCCTTTTAGGTAATAAATTTTATGCAGGTGTTTCGGTAAACAATGTAGTTAGTTCTCCTATTTCAGATGAGCCTGTAGATAATATAGACCCTGATTTAATGGTGACTGCACATGCGGCATATTATTTCGATAATTTTGCAAATATTGTTATATCTCCGATGGTTTCATTTTATAACCATCCGAATCTGGGAGATATATATAGTGGACAGGTCAGAATGTTTTACAAGGATCTTGGCTATTTTGGAATTGGAGGAGGAAATAGAACCTCATTCTATGTGCCATTGGGAGTAAATGTGACTGATTTTATAACAATTAACTATACCTATTCAATTCTTGATCAGGATAAAACCGGACTCGGAACTTCCAATCATGAATTATTTTTGTTATTTGCAATAGGAAATAGAAAAGAAGCAAAAAGATTCAATAAGTGA
- a CDS encoding tyrosine-protein kinase family protein, translated as MIGCKTGTDSPSEIFSGRNFDKMLEEFKHQYDYVLLEGAALNDFPDSKELISYVDAVIPVFSADTVLKVIDKESIKYLKTLKGKLIGSILNKVKTENLKI; from the coding sequence GTGATCGGCTGTAAGACCGGAACGGATTCCCCATCTGAAATTTTTAGTGGAAGAAATTTCGATAAAATGCTCGAGGAGTTTAAGCACCAATATGACTATGTTTTACTCGAAGGTGCTGCTCTTAATGATTTTCCGGATTCAAAAGAATTAATTTCATATGTAGATGCAGTAATTCCTGTTTTTTCAGCAGATACTGTTCTAAAAGTGATAGATAAAGAATCTATTAAATACCTTAAGACTTTAAAAGGTAAATTGATCGGTTCGATACTAAATAAAGTCAAAACTGAGAATCTGAAAATCTAG
- a CDS encoding exopolysaccharide transport family protein — protein MDFILIYKALKRKWWLLVTVPILAATIAYFVASSAEKVYKSTTQLSTGITTDEGVTFSEDGNFNPFEIESKFTNLIENIKSETIINMVSLKLLLHDLDQPEAFRYIENYDDGKPIYSKEEFKTAKEIAKNKYDSLKGISTFNSDERMVAKLLKDLGYDYKSLMEEMEIRRVSNSDYISISFISEDPYLSAFVVNTLAKEFIRHQNKNVVSQSGQSIQFFEELSKQKKEQLDEKISELESFKAANNVIDTEVQSESNVSKISDLESQRSEVRREIYSLNLQLENINQKIRNHGSGGNQSGSYGRILQLRNLINEVNKEYIRTGEKELLDSLQNLRAERDRLQSQASTGSTIGGEKVSLAELKDTKDDIELQLRVARETLLEINRDIASLQYNVKDYASVEGRLGALQQEVDLAQQEYLAAQEKLNDARNKSKISESSIKQNMIGQPATDPESTKTIIITGFAGLLSFILCVFGIVFVEYLDFSIKTPTQFIRQTGLPFAGAINHIKENDKLNLQDLFGSDSDNEELNIFKQELRKIRFEIEQLKPKSILFTSTRQGSGKTFSLLCLAYSLSLINKRILIVDTNFKHNSLTDILIVSPYNNQIEQKSRVRRSLKLLDGGQVKPALLKSRKMERNIMRTTNQ, from the coding sequence ATGGATTTCATTCTTATATATAAAGCATTAAAGCGTAAGTGGTGGTTATTGGTAACAGTGCCTATATTGGCTGCTACCATTGCTTATTTTGTAGCTAGTTCTGCAGAAAAGGTGTACAAATCTACTACTCAATTATCGACTGGAATTACTACGGACGAAGGTGTTACATTTAGTGAAGATGGAAATTTCAACCCATTTGAAATTGAGTCCAAATTCACTAACCTAATTGAAAACATTAAGTCAGAAACCATAATTAATATGGTTTCATTAAAGCTTTTGTTACATGACCTGGATCAACCAGAAGCCTTCAGGTATATCGAAAACTATGATGATGGGAAACCCATTTATTCAAAAGAAGAATTTAAGACAGCTAAGGAAATTGCAAAAAACAAGTATGATTCACTAAAAGGAATCTCAACTTTTAATAGTGATGAGCGAATGGTAGCCAAGCTCTTGAAGGACTTAGGGTATGATTATAAAAGCTTGATGGAGGAAATGGAAATCCGCCGGGTAAGCAATTCAGATTATATAAGTATCAGTTTTATTTCTGAAGATCCCTATTTATCAGCTTTTGTCGTAAATACTCTGGCTAAGGAATTTATTCGACATCAAAATAAAAATGTCGTTAGTCAAAGTGGTCAGTCAATTCAGTTTTTTGAAGAACTTTCAAAGCAAAAAAAAGAACAGCTTGATGAAAAGATTTCTGAATTAGAAAGTTTTAAAGCAGCTAACAATGTGATTGACACAGAAGTTCAAAGCGAGAGTAATGTTTCGAAAATATCAGATCTCGAAAGCCAGCGCTCAGAAGTTAGAAGGGAGATTTACAGTTTAAATCTCCAACTTGAAAATATTAATCAGAAAATAAGAAATCATGGGTCAGGGGGGAATCAATCCGGATCGTATGGCAGGATATTACAGTTACGAAACCTGATAAATGAAGTAAATAAAGAATATATCCGAACCGGTGAAAAAGAATTGCTGGATTCTCTTCAGAATCTCAGAGCTGAACGTGATCGATTACAAAGCCAGGCATCAACCGGATCAACTATTGGTGGAGAGAAGGTAAGCCTGGCCGAATTAAAAGATACTAAGGATGATATTGAGCTACAGTTAAGAGTAGCCAGAGAGACTCTTCTAGAAATTAATAGAGATATTGCCAGCCTGCAGTATAATGTAAAGGATTATGCCTCAGTTGAAGGCCGATTGGGTGCATTACAACAGGAAGTGGATCTTGCTCAGCAGGAATACCTTGCAGCACAGGAAAAATTAAATGACGCTAGAAACAAATCAAAAATATCTGAAAGCTCGATAAAGCAAAATATGATAGGCCAACCGGCTACGGATCCTGAATCAACAAAGACTATCATAATAACTGGATTTGCCGGACTATTAAGCTTCATCTTATGTGTGTTTGGGATAGTATTTGTTGAATACCTCGACTTTTCTATTAAAACGCCTACCCAGTTTATCAGGCAGACAGGACTTCCTTTTGCAGGAGCGATCAATCATATAAAAGAAAATGACAAACTTAACCTTCAGGATCTTTTTGGTAGCGATTCGGATAATGAAGAACTAAACATATTTAAGCAGGAGCTACGTAAAATTCGATTTGAAATAGAACAACTAAAGCCAAAGTCAATTCTTTTTACGAGTACAAGGCAGGGATCTGGAAAGACGTTTTCTTTGTTATGTTTAGCTTATTCCTTAAGCCTGATCAATAAGAGAATATTAATTGTAGACACCAACTTTAAGCATAACTCATTAACTGATATTTTGATTGTTAGTCCATATAATAATCAGATCGAACAGAAAAGCCGGGTAAGAAGGTCCTTAAAGTTACTGGATGGGGGGCAGGTAAAGCCAGCTTTACTGAAGAGCCGGAAAATGGAGAGGAATATAATGAGGACAACGAATCAATAA
- a CDS encoding glycosyltransferase produces the protein MHAVITIFLGIIYLYFGFYIVYFLLFSIAGHFYKVKINIPKRENSRFLVMIPAYREDEIILHTAEEALAHNFQNGVFDVVVIADKLKIETVDQLREKGAEVAEVFFERSTKTKSINKALDTIKKDYDRIVILDADNIMRKGCLDEISKYLDAGYYAVQGHRTAKNRDSSFALLDSISEEINNHVFRKGHRALGFSSALIGSGMAFKYDFFKEIMHGNEEMGGEDKEAEFRIIGRRKKIAYADEAIIYDEKVSSADVFAKQRTRWIAGQFYFFRDHFVPAFGHLLKGNIDYFEKFLQSFIPPRVILLGVLPVFALLSLFIDSPIEWYHWASLLIIFLIANMIAIPKRFYNKDFLVAAMQLPKAIYAMAVGIFGVTRAHKTNFHTPKTKKSVEKE, from the coding sequence ATGCATGCAGTAATAACGATATTTCTCGGAATAATCTATCTATATTTTGGCTTTTATATAGTTTATTTTTTGCTTTTTTCGATAGCAGGACACTTTTACAAGGTAAAAATAAATATTCCAAAAAGAGAAAACTCAAGGTTTTTGGTGATGATACCAGCTTATCGTGAGGATGAAATAATCCTCCATACCGCTGAGGAAGCATTAGCACACAATTTTCAAAATGGAGTTTTTGACGTTGTGGTTATTGCTGACAAGTTAAAAATTGAAACTGTAGATCAACTCAGAGAAAAAGGTGCTGAAGTAGCAGAAGTATTTTTTGAGAGAAGTACAAAAACTAAATCTATTAATAAAGCTCTTGATACCATAAAAAAGGATTATGACAGGATTGTTATTCTGGATGCAGATAATATAATGAGAAAGGGATGCCTGGATGAGATAAGTAAATATTTAGACGCAGGATATTATGCAGTTCAAGGACACCGAACAGCTAAAAACAGGGATTCATCCTTTGCATTGCTGGATTCAATAAGTGAAGAAATAAATAACCATGTTTTTAGAAAGGGACATAGAGCATTAGGTTTTTCTTCTGCTCTTATTGGATCTGGGATGGCTTTTAAGTACGATTTTTTTAAGGAAATCATGCATGGGAATGAGGAAATGGGAGGCGAAGATAAAGAAGCAGAATTTCGTATAATAGGCAGAAGAAAGAAAATTGCATATGCTGATGAGGCAATAATTTACGATGAAAAAGTTTCGAGCGCTGATGTCTTTGCCAAACAGCGAACGAGATGGATAGCCGGCCAGTTTTACTTTTTCCGCGATCACTTTGTACCTGCTTTTGGACATCTTTTGAAAGGTAATATTGATTATTTTGAAAAGTTTCTTCAATCATTTATTCCTCCAAGGGTAATTCTTTTAGGTGTTTTGCCTGTTTTTGCTTTATTAAGTTTATTTATCGATTCCCCAATAGAATGGTATCACTGGGCTTCCTTGCTTATTATTTTTTTAATAGCTAATATGATAGCGATACCAAAGAGGTTTTATAATAAAGATTTTTTGGTTGCTGCAATGCAATTACCCAAAGCTATATATGCGATGGCAGTAGGTATTTTTGGAGTTACTAGAGCTCACAAAACCAATTTTCATACTCCAAAAACAAAAAAATCTGTCGAAAAAGAATAG